The Trachemys scripta elegans isolate TJP31775 chromosome 6, CAS_Tse_1.0, whole genome shotgun sequence genome includes a window with the following:
- the CER1 gene encoding cerberus, with protein sequence MFLLLLHLLVISGLGAPGQSGKLQRNKRRIQHLSYQDKYLLEREGPSKLLVQDPMDYEEILEEPSLFVAAPELATESRKQGEKKSSRFILPYVELDVHRDLGSWTAPEETSHSESMRRFLPSHSVNKKEAEPPYRKDAKKFWDHFMFKKNSASEEVVLPIKTNDMYQETCRTLPFSQSIVHENCEKVVVQNNLCFGKCSSFHVPGPEDRLYTFCSHCLPTKFTMKRLELNCTRSVAVVKVVMIVEDCKCEIQKIKDSDIGPLHSDLHSNVYEHN encoded by the exons atgtttctgctgctgcttcatctGCTCGTGATCTCAGGTCTTGGAGCACCAGGACAAAGTGGAAAGCTGCAAAGGAACAAGAGGAGAATTCAGCACCTTTCCTATCAAGATAAATATTTGCTTGAAAGAGAGGGCCCTAGCAAGTTGCTGGTGCAAGATCCCATGGACTATGAAGAAATCCTAGAAGAACCAAGTTTATTTGTAGCAGCACCAGAGCTGGCAACAGAGAGCAGgaagcaaggagaaaaaaaatcatccagaTTTATCCTTCCATATGTAGAGCTTGATGTGCACCGAGATCTGGGAAGCTGGACTGCACCTGAAGAGACCTCCCATTCTGAAAGCATGAGACGCTTCCTACCTTCACACTCAGTCAACAAGAAGGAAGCTGAGCCCCCCTACAGGAAAGATGCTAAAAAATTCTGGGAccattttatgtttaaaaaaaattcagcttctgAGGAGGTTGTTCTGCCAATCAAGACCAACGATATGTACCAGGAGACCTGCAGGACGCTGCCTTTTTCTCAG AGTATTGTGCATGAGAACTGTGAAAAGGTGGTGGTGCAGAACAACTTGTGCTTTGGGAAGTGTAGTTCCTTTCACGTCCCTGGCCCAGAAGATCGTCTTTACACGTTTTGTTCCCACTGCTTGCCTACCAAGTTCACCATGAAACGCTTGGAGCTGAACTGCACCAGGTCTGTCGCCGTTGTGAAGGTGGTCATGATTGTGGAGGATTGCAAGTGTGAGATTCAGAAGATTAAAGATTCTGATATAGGACCCCTACATTCAGACTTGCATTCAAATGTATATGAGCACAATTAA